A single Candidatus Deferrimicrobiaceae bacterium DNA region contains:
- the lpxB gene encoding lipid-A-disaccharide synthase codes for MNTVSKSLFVVCGEPSGETYAVNAVREFRRRFPQAPVRGIGSDRLRAEGVELVADYSGISVVGITEVIRHLPEIRRTLRLAMHESSRLEVGAVLLVDFPDFNFRVGKHAARAGKPVVYFIPPQLWAWRKGRARQLAEFTKGVVVAFPFEEETLCNAGVAARFAGHPLIDELSPFFDAPPCPGRFGIPEGSTVVGLLPGSRSGEIRRHFPLMVDAARRIAEVRPDCLFAIPVASSRFRSQIEDGLAGSGLKAVIVDKERHLLFRSMSAAISASGTATLELALLGVPHVIVYRISPLTYLVGRMLVSVKSIGLPNLIAGTPFLPELIQGECNPGRMASEMLSILADDSRRARLSAQCIALRERLRGSGPTAAVVDTLVKVSEGAWA; via the coding sequence TTGAACACAGTTTCCAAATCCCTCTTCGTCGTCTGCGGCGAACCCTCCGGGGAGACATACGCCGTCAACGCCGTTCGCGAGTTCAGGCGCCGGTTCCCGCAGGCGCCCGTCCGGGGGATCGGGAGCGACCGTCTTCGGGCCGAAGGCGTCGAGCTTGTGGCCGATTATTCCGGTATCTCCGTCGTTGGCATCACCGAGGTGATCCGGCACCTTCCCGAGATCCGTCGGACGCTTCGTCTCGCCATGCACGAATCCTCGAGGCTCGAGGTCGGTGCCGTCCTGCTCGTAGACTTCCCCGATTTCAACTTCCGGGTCGGGAAACATGCGGCGCGCGCCGGGAAGCCGGTGGTCTACTTCATCCCTCCGCAATTGTGGGCATGGCGAAAGGGAAGGGCCCGGCAGCTCGCCGAATTCACGAAAGGCGTGGTCGTGGCATTCCCGTTCGAGGAGGAGACGCTTTGTAACGCCGGCGTCGCCGCCCGTTTCGCCGGGCATCCGCTCATCGACGAACTCTCTCCCTTCTTCGACGCCCCGCCCTGCCCCGGCCGATTCGGAATCCCGGAAGGAAGCACCGTCGTGGGCCTGCTCCCGGGGAGCCGTTCGGGGGAGATCCGCAGGCACTTCCCCTTGATGGTCGATGCGGCCCGAAGGATCGCCGAAGTGCGTCCTGACTGTTTATTTGCGATTCCGGTCGCATCTTCCCGGTTCCGGTCGCAGATCGAGGACGGCCTGGCCGGCAGCGGCCTCAAGGCGGTGATCGTCGACAAGGAGCGGCACCTTTTGTTTCGTTCCATGTCCGCGGCGATCTCGGCATCCGGAACCGCGACGCTCGAGCTGGCGTTGCTCGGCGTCCCGCACGTTATCGTTTACCGAATTTCACCGTTGACCTACCTGGTAGGCCGGATGCTGGTATCGGTCAAGAGCATCGGTCTGCCGAACCTCATCGCGGGAACGCCTTTTCTTCCGGAATTGATCCAGGGGGAATGCAACCCCGGACGCATGGCGTCCGAGATGCTTTCCATCCTGGCCGACGACTCCAGGCGGGCCCGGCTTTCCGCGCAATGCATCGCACTGCGCGAACGGCTCCGGGGCAGCGGCCCCACTGCGGCCGTCGTGGACACGCTGGTCAAAGTTTCGGAGGGCGCATGGGCGTAA
- the msbA gene encoding lipid A export permease/ATP-binding protein MsbA, with protein MGVTIYRRMLEYVKPYVPKMILAVLFMIGVSGLQGAIAFLVKPALDDIFIKKDTTQLTWIPLIVMIVYLLKGFCDFAQNYMMSGVGQRVIRDIRDHLYRHMQSLSLSFYMRNPTGVLMSRVTNDVGLMQGAITDAATGLVKDVFSALALICVVFYRDWRLAFVALVFFPLAFWPIARFGRKLRRTSTKTQEITGGLTSHLHETISGAKLVKAFGAEDYEVERFTIRNADLYKLSMKVVKVQAMTAPLSEVFAGMGAAAVIFYGGYSVVKGHSSPGNFFSFMTALFMLYEPVKRLSRINNVIQQGIAAATRVFEVLDTQPDVADAEGAPALPPIARNIEFDHVDFRYLDSGDYTLNDICIDVPVGTMVAIVGSSGAGKSTLVDLIPRFYDPDRGSIRIDGRDIRDFSLSSLRDQVGIVSQHTILFNDSIRYNIAYGMKDAPIDAIEDAARKANAHTFISRFTEGYDTAVGEQGMKLSGGERQRVAIARALLKNAPILILDEATSALDSESEAIVQEALDTLMQGRTTFVIAHRLSTVRNADVILVVEDGKIVERGTHQQLLAGDTRYRLFHLKQFEERKSGGQESAGEPISVG; from the coding sequence ATGGGCGTAACGATTTACCGCAGGATGCTCGAATACGTGAAACCGTACGTCCCGAAGATGATCCTCGCGGTTCTGTTCATGATTGGGGTTTCGGGGCTCCAGGGGGCTATCGCCTTTCTCGTCAAGCCTGCCCTCGACGACATCTTCATCAAAAAAGATACGACCCAGCTCACCTGGATTCCCCTGATCGTCATGATCGTCTACCTGCTCAAAGGGTTCTGCGATTTCGCCCAGAACTACATGATGAGCGGCGTCGGCCAGCGGGTCATCCGGGACATCCGCGACCATCTCTACCGCCACATGCAGTCGCTCTCCCTCTCGTTTTACATGCGAAATCCCACCGGTGTTTTGATGTCGCGCGTCACCAACGACGTCGGACTCATGCAGGGCGCCATCACCGACGCCGCTACCGGGCTCGTGAAGGACGTCTTTTCAGCGCTGGCGCTCATCTGCGTCGTCTTCTATCGCGACTGGCGGCTTGCTTTCGTCGCGCTGGTGTTCTTCCCGCTGGCCTTCTGGCCGATCGCACGCTTCGGGCGCAAGTTGCGCCGGACCAGCACGAAGACACAGGAGATCACCGGCGGCTTGACCTCACACCTGCATGAGACCATCAGCGGCGCCAAGCTGGTCAAGGCCTTCGGCGCCGAAGACTACGAGGTCGAGCGCTTCACGATCCGCAACGCCGATCTCTACAAGCTCAGCATGAAAGTGGTCAAGGTCCAGGCGATGACTGCGCCGCTCTCCGAAGTCTTTGCCGGAATGGGGGCCGCGGCCGTTATCTTCTATGGCGGGTATAGCGTGGTCAAGGGGCACAGCAGCCCGGGCAACTTCTTCTCGTTCATGACTGCGCTCTTCATGCTTTACGAACCGGTCAAGCGGCTCTCCCGAATCAACAACGTGATCCAGCAGGGGATCGCGGCCGCCACACGGGTCTTCGAGGTGCTCGATACGCAGCCGGATGTCGCCGACGCGGAGGGTGCCCCCGCGCTCCCTCCCATCGCCCGTAATATCGAGTTCGACCACGTCGATTTCAGATACCTCGACAGCGGCGACTACACCCTCAACGATATCTGCATCGACGTCCCGGTCGGCACGATGGTCGCCATCGTGGGCTCCAGCGGCGCGGGCAAAAGCACGCTGGTCGACCTGATCCCGCGTTTCTACGACCCCGACCGGGGATCGATCCGGATCGACGGACGGGACATCCGCGACTTCTCCCTTTCGTCGCTTCGGGATCAGGTCGGCATCGTCAGCCAGCATACGATCCTCTTCAACGACTCGATCCGCTACAACATCGCCTACGGCATGAAGGATGCTCCGATCGACGCCATCGAAGATGCTGCCCGCAAGGCCAACGCGCACACGTTTATCTCCCGCTTCACCGAAGGGTACGATACGGCCGTCGGCGAGCAGGGGATGAAACTGTCCGGGGGCGAAAGGCAACGGGTCGCCATCGCCCGTGCCCTGCTGAAAAATGCCCCGATCCTCATCCTGGATGAGGCAACCTCCGCGCTCGACAGCGAATCCGAGGCCATCGTCCAGGAAGCGCTCGACACCCTCATGCAGGGACGGACGACCTTCGTCATCGCTCATCGGCTGTCCACCGTCCGCAATGCCGACGTCATCCTGGTCGTCGAGGACGGGAAGATCGTCGAGCGGGGCACCCACCAGCAACTGCTCGCAGGCGATACCCGATACCGTCTGTTCCACCTGAAACAATTCGAAGAAAGAAAATCCGGCGGACAGGAATCGGCCGGAGAGCCGATCTCGGTTGGCTGA
- a CDS encoding 3-deoxy-D-manno-octulosonic acid transferase, translating into MAERFLRWTPAWFAYNLALVIALLGGFVLWLPWMLAARKRRANFLARLGFGIPPVPHPEGARTFWIHSVSVGETLAAAPFIRSIKNTLPDAGITISTVTLTGQETARKTVGESASAIIYFPFDLPFVCGRFLERVRPDAVIILETEIWPNFLAECASRGIPVAILNGRISERSYAGYKKAGWLFRRVLSNISFIGAQTPEDASRYSELRGRSDGVAATGNMKYDMAVPEISPALFRIMSAVRQGGGKWLVAGSTHEGEEAPILNAVRDLGREFPDLRLLLAPRHPERFDRVERLCESIGMPYVRKTACMDGAFPETARVLILDTVGELSGAYALADVAFVGGSLVPVGGHNILEPACFGVPVMVGPHMDNFREMARQFTRLEAVDVVESAGAFGEVLRGLLIDKERATGMGKRGQDLLAASRGGTERNIRKIIEMAGSATP; encoded by the coding sequence TTGGCTGAACGCTTTCTTCGTTGGACGCCGGCCTGGTTCGCCTATAACCTGGCGCTCGTCATCGCGTTGCTTGGCGGCTTCGTGCTCTGGCTTCCATGGATGCTGGCGGCCAGGAAGCGCCGGGCCAACTTCCTGGCCCGATTGGGATTCGGTATTCCCCCGGTGCCGCACCCGGAAGGGGCTCGCACTTTCTGGATCCACTCCGTCTCGGTCGGCGAGACGCTCGCGGCCGCGCCATTCATCCGGTCCATCAAGAATACGTTGCCCGACGCCGGGATCACGATTTCCACGGTCACGCTCACCGGGCAGGAGACCGCGCGGAAAACCGTCGGGGAGTCGGCTTCGGCCATCATCTATTTTCCGTTCGACCTGCCATTTGTCTGCGGTCGTTTCCTCGAGCGCGTCCGTCCCGATGCCGTCATCATCCTCGAGACCGAGATCTGGCCCAACTTCCTGGCAGAATGCGCATCGCGCGGGATCCCGGTCGCTATCCTGAACGGCCGGATCTCGGAACGATCGTATGCCGGCTACAAGAAAGCAGGCTGGCTGTTCCGCCGGGTTCTTTCCAATATTTCCTTCATCGGGGCCCAGACTCCCGAGGACGCCAGCCGCTATTCGGAGCTTCGGGGGCGGTCCGACGGCGTCGCGGCCACCGGCAACATGAAATACGACATGGCCGTCCCCGAGATTTCGCCGGCCCTTTTTCGTATCATGTCCGCGGTCAGGCAGGGCGGAGGCAAATGGCTCGTGGCCGGTTCGACGCACGAAGGCGAGGAAGCGCCGATCCTGAACGCCGTCCGTGATCTTGGCCGCGAATTCCCCGACTTGCGCCTGTTGCTCGCCCCTCGGCACCCCGAGCGGTTTGACCGGGTCGAGCGGCTTTGCGAATCGATCGGCATGCCGTATGTTCGTAAAACGGCTTGCATGGATGGCGCGTTCCCGGAAACCGCCCGCGTCCTGATTCTCGATACGGTCGGCGAGCTTTCCGGCGCTTATGCACTGGCGGATGTCGCATTCGTGGGCGGAAGCCTCGTTCCCGTCGGCGGGCACAACATTCTCGAACCCGCCTGCTTCGGCGTCCCAGTTATGGTCGGACCCCACATGGACAATTTTCGCGAGATGGCCCGGCAGTTCACAAGGCTCGAAGCGGTCGACGTCGTCGAATCCGCCGGGGCGTTCGGGGAAGTGCTTCGCGGACTCTTGATAGACAAGGAGCGGGCGACCGGGATGGGAAAGCGGGGGCAGGATCTGCTGGCCGCCTCCCGGGGCGGCACGGAGCGGAACATCCGGAAGATTATCGAGATGGCGGGGAGCGCAACCCCGTGA